In Microtus pennsylvanicus isolate mMicPen1 chromosome 12, mMicPen1.hap1, whole genome shotgun sequence, the following proteins share a genomic window:
- the LOC142832676 gene encoding guanylate-binding protein 6-like isoform X1, producing MHLWRGPDIFTFSSFKKQPSLEAEVNFHFQEATEGHSERQILLAWQVAMTRPQMMAPICLVENHNDQLSVNQTAIEILDNISQPVVVVAIVGLYRTGKSYLMNRLAEQNHGFPLGSTVQSKTKGIWMWCVPHPTKPNHTLVLLDTEGLGDVEKGDPKNDSWIFALAVLLSSTLVYNSIGTINQQALEQLHYVTELTELIRTKSSPNPDGIKNSTEFVSFFPDFIWAVRDFMLELEIDGESVTEDEYLENALKLIPGDNPRIQASNLSRECIRRFFPKRKCFVFDQPTHDKVLLRKLDTISEDQLDSMFLEQTSAFVSYIFTHGKIKTLREGIRVTGNRLGTLVTTYVDAINSGVVPCLDDAVTTLAQRENSAAVQKAAEHYSEQMGQRLRLPTDTLQELLGVHTACEKEAIAVFMEDSFKDKNQQFQRKLLELIDEKKKMFMLKNEEASDQYCQEELNRLSEAFVENISTFSVPGGHRLYMEMREKIAHDYWQVPRKGVKASEVFQRFLQSQATIESSILQADTALTAGEKAIAEERAQKEAAEKEQELLRQKQEEQQQLIEAQERSHKENLEQLKTKLMQEREQLIKDHEIMLERQLQHQKALLEEGFRKQSEEMKGEIQRLNSIVDDMKKNSGSFIGRILLEFATLIAAPILLPVMVVKNIVSAFK from the exons ATTCTTCTAGCTTGGCAAGTTGCTATGACCAGACCACAAATGATGGCCCCCATTTGTCTGGTGGAGAACCACAATGATCAGCTGTCTGTGAACCAAACAGCCATCGAGATTCTGGACAACATTTCCCAGCCAGTGGTAGTTGTGGCTATTGTTGGATTGTATCGAACAGGGAAGTCCTACCTGATGAACCGCCTGGCAGAACAGAATCATG GCTTCCCTCTGGGCTCCACTGTGCAGTCTAAAACCAAGGGCATCTGGATGTGGTGTGTGCCACACCCCACCAAGCCAAACCACACCCTGGTCCTCTTGGACACCGAGGGCCTGGGCGACGTAGAAAAG GGAGACCCTAAGAATGACTCGTGGATCTTTGCCCTGGCTGTGCTTCTGAGCAGCACCTTAGTCTACAACAGCATAGGTACCATCAACCAGCAGGCCCTGGAGCAGCTGCA TTACGTCACAGAACTCACTGAACTGATCAGGACAAAGTCTTCCCCAAATCCTGATGGAATAAAGAATTCCACAGAGTTTGTGAGTTTCTTCCCAGACTTCATCTGGGCTGTTCGGGATTTCatgctggagctggagatagATGGAGAGAGCGTCACGGAGGACGAGTACCTGGAGAATGCACTGAAGCTGATCCCAG GTGACAATCCCAGAATCCAAGCATCCAATCTGTCCAGGGAGTGCATCAGACGTTTCTTCCCTAAACGGAAGTGTTTTGTCTTTGACCAACCAACACATGACAAAGTACTCTTACGCAAGCTTGATACTATCTCAGAAGATCAACTGGATTCTATGTTCCTGGAACAAACAAGTGCTTTTGTTTCTTACATCTTCACCCATGGAAAGATCAAGACGCTCAGAGAGGGAATTAGGGTCACTGGGAATC GATTGGGGACTCTGGTGACAACCTACGTGGATGCCATCAACAGTGGAGTTGTGCCTTGTCTGGATGATGCGGTGACAACTCTGGCCCAGCGTGAGAACTCAGCAGCTGTGCAGAAGGCAGCTGAGCACTACAGTGAGCAGATGGGCCAGCGACTGAGGCTCCCCACAGACACGCTCCAGGAGCTGCTGGGTGTGCACACAGCCTGTGAGAAGGAAGCCATTGCTGTCTTCATGGAGGACTCCTTCAAGGACAAAAACCAGCAATTCCAGAGGAAACTGCTG GAACTAatagatgagaagaaaaagaTGTTCATGTTGAAGAATGAAGAAGCATCAGATCAATACTGCCAGGAAGAACTCAATCGGCTTTCAGAGGCTTTTGTGgaaaatatttcaacattttcTGTTCCTGGAGGACACAGGCTCTACATGGAAATGAGGGAGAAGATTGCGCATGACTATTGGCAGGTGCCCCGGAAAGGGGTGAAG GCCAGTGAAGTCTTCCAGAGATTTCTGCAGTCACAGGCCACCATTGAGAGTTCCATCCTGCAGGCAGATACAGCCCTCACTGCTGGCGAGAAGGCCATTGCAG AGGAGCGGGCCCAGAAGGAGGCAGCAGAGAAGGAACAGGAACTGctaagacagaaacaggaggagcagcagcaacTGATAGAGGCTCAAGAAAGAAGTCACAAGGAAAACCTTGAGCAGCTGAAAACAAAGCTGATGCAGGAGCGTGAACAGCTCATCAAAGACCATGAAATaatgctggagaggcagctgcag CATCAAAAGGCTTTGCTTGAAGAAGGATTTAGGAAGCAATCTgaggaaatgaaaggagaaatTCAGCGACTGAATTCTATTGTCGATGACATGAAAAAAAACAGTGGATCCTTTATAGGTCGTATCCTATTAGAATTTGCTACATTGATTGCTGCCCCTATATTATTGCCTGTGATGGTTGTAAAAAACATTGTTTCAGCATTTAAATAG
- the LOC142832676 gene encoding guanylate-binding protein 6-like isoform X2: protein MTRPQMMAPICLVENHNDQLSVNQTAIEILDNISQPVVVVAIVGLYRTGKSYLMNRLAEQNHGFPLGSTVQSKTKGIWMWCVPHPTKPNHTLVLLDTEGLGDVEKGDPKNDSWIFALAVLLSSTLVYNSIGTINQQALEQLHYVTELTELIRTKSSPNPDGIKNSTEFVSFFPDFIWAVRDFMLELEIDGESVTEDEYLENALKLIPGDNPRIQASNLSRECIRRFFPKRKCFVFDQPTHDKVLLRKLDTISEDQLDSMFLEQTSAFVSYIFTHGKIKTLREGIRVTGNRLGTLVTTYVDAINSGVVPCLDDAVTTLAQRENSAAVQKAAEHYSEQMGQRLRLPTDTLQELLGVHTACEKEAIAVFMEDSFKDKNQQFQRKLLELIDEKKKMFMLKNEEASDQYCQEELNRLSEAFVENISTFSVPGGHRLYMEMREKIAHDYWQVPRKGVKASEVFQRFLQSQATIESSILQADTALTAGEKAIAEERAQKEAAEKEQELLRQKQEEQQQLIEAQERSHKENLEQLKTKLMQEREQLIKDHEIMLERQLQHQKALLEEGFRKQSEEMKGEIQRLNSIVDDMKKNSGSFIGRILLEFATLIAAPILLPVMVVKNIVSAFK from the exons ATGACCAGACCACAAATGATGGCCCCCATTTGTCTGGTGGAGAACCACAATGATCAGCTGTCTGTGAACCAAACAGCCATCGAGATTCTGGACAACATTTCCCAGCCAGTGGTAGTTGTGGCTATTGTTGGATTGTATCGAACAGGGAAGTCCTACCTGATGAACCGCCTGGCAGAACAGAATCATG GCTTCCCTCTGGGCTCCACTGTGCAGTCTAAAACCAAGGGCATCTGGATGTGGTGTGTGCCACACCCCACCAAGCCAAACCACACCCTGGTCCTCTTGGACACCGAGGGCCTGGGCGACGTAGAAAAG GGAGACCCTAAGAATGACTCGTGGATCTTTGCCCTGGCTGTGCTTCTGAGCAGCACCTTAGTCTACAACAGCATAGGTACCATCAACCAGCAGGCCCTGGAGCAGCTGCA TTACGTCACAGAACTCACTGAACTGATCAGGACAAAGTCTTCCCCAAATCCTGATGGAATAAAGAATTCCACAGAGTTTGTGAGTTTCTTCCCAGACTTCATCTGGGCTGTTCGGGATTTCatgctggagctggagatagATGGAGAGAGCGTCACGGAGGACGAGTACCTGGAGAATGCACTGAAGCTGATCCCAG GTGACAATCCCAGAATCCAAGCATCCAATCTGTCCAGGGAGTGCATCAGACGTTTCTTCCCTAAACGGAAGTGTTTTGTCTTTGACCAACCAACACATGACAAAGTACTCTTACGCAAGCTTGATACTATCTCAGAAGATCAACTGGATTCTATGTTCCTGGAACAAACAAGTGCTTTTGTTTCTTACATCTTCACCCATGGAAAGATCAAGACGCTCAGAGAGGGAATTAGGGTCACTGGGAATC GATTGGGGACTCTGGTGACAACCTACGTGGATGCCATCAACAGTGGAGTTGTGCCTTGTCTGGATGATGCGGTGACAACTCTGGCCCAGCGTGAGAACTCAGCAGCTGTGCAGAAGGCAGCTGAGCACTACAGTGAGCAGATGGGCCAGCGACTGAGGCTCCCCACAGACACGCTCCAGGAGCTGCTGGGTGTGCACACAGCCTGTGAGAAGGAAGCCATTGCTGTCTTCATGGAGGACTCCTTCAAGGACAAAAACCAGCAATTCCAGAGGAAACTGCTG GAACTAatagatgagaagaaaaagaTGTTCATGTTGAAGAATGAAGAAGCATCAGATCAATACTGCCAGGAAGAACTCAATCGGCTTTCAGAGGCTTTTGTGgaaaatatttcaacattttcTGTTCCTGGAGGACACAGGCTCTACATGGAAATGAGGGAGAAGATTGCGCATGACTATTGGCAGGTGCCCCGGAAAGGGGTGAAG GCCAGTGAAGTCTTCCAGAGATTTCTGCAGTCACAGGCCACCATTGAGAGTTCCATCCTGCAGGCAGATACAGCCCTCACTGCTGGCGAGAAGGCCATTGCAG AGGAGCGGGCCCAGAAGGAGGCAGCAGAGAAGGAACAGGAACTGctaagacagaaacaggaggagcagcagcaacTGATAGAGGCTCAAGAAAGAAGTCACAAGGAAAACCTTGAGCAGCTGAAAACAAAGCTGATGCAGGAGCGTGAACAGCTCATCAAAGACCATGAAATaatgctggagaggcagctgcag CATCAAAAGGCTTTGCTTGAAGAAGGATTTAGGAAGCAATCTgaggaaatgaaaggagaaatTCAGCGACTGAATTCTATTGTCGATGACATGAAAAAAAACAGTGGATCCTTTATAGGTCGTATCCTATTAGAATTTGCTACATTGATTGCTGCCCCTATATTATTGCCTGTGATGGTTGTAAAAAACATTGTTTCAGCATTTAAATAG